The Planctomycetaceae bacterium genome has a segment encoding these proteins:
- a CDS encoding ABC transporter permease: protein MKGKILGIFGLLIVLCAFMSFATSDPWYNIGSSNFLQAGNIQNLLSRTALYGILGIGVSFVIISGGIDLSIGSMVCLSGVLLAMFLHVEYRAPVSGTVTAVSASESSITTATPIPQLQPGDQIRYSGGRRAATGLFTVESVNGTVVTVREPLSRDDVQGEIARTVPIRQVERLGGEGDAHGARIVIAGDHDLRRRDQLTLVHPTSGLKTEEITAVERSESETTVFIRNDPGDRLTDEWLAIPLKRHQRMPVPVALLTVLAIAGCLGLIHGLLVTRARLQPFVVTLCGLLIYRGLSRWLTDDNPAGFGEYADGLAQLGSGRLTVYSDSAGETFGIPFPFFFLAVIGIVAAVVLNRTIWGRYLLALGRNEEAARFSGINTGRVTLMAYVICTSMAAVGGMLFALDSLSISPSSFGNFFELYAIAAAVLGGCSLRGGEGSIVGVVIGTAVMQILNNLIVLLKISGSLEFAIIGSVILIGVLADEIVKRIAAQRRLKKRLSG from the coding sequence ATGAAGGGCAAGATCCTCGGCATTTTCGGGCTACTGATTGTTCTGTGCGCGTTCATGTCGTTTGCGACGTCGGACCCGTGGTACAACATCGGCAGCTCGAACTTTCTGCAGGCGGGCAACATTCAGAACCTGCTCAGCCGAACGGCGCTGTACGGGATCCTGGGCATCGGCGTTTCGTTCGTGATCATTTCCGGCGGAATCGATCTTTCGATCGGATCGATGGTGTGTCTGTCGGGCGTGCTGCTGGCCATGTTTTTGCACGTCGAATACCGGGCACCGGTGTCCGGGACGGTCACTGCGGTGTCGGCATCGGAGTCGTCAATAACGACGGCGACACCGATTCCTCAATTGCAACCGGGAGATCAAATTCGCTATTCCGGTGGTCGCCGCGCGGCGACGGGATTGTTCACTGTGGAATCGGTCAATGGCACGGTCGTCACTGTCCGGGAACCACTGTCACGCGACGACGTTCAGGGGGAAATCGCCCGGACGGTTCCGATACGGCAGGTCGAACGTCTCGGTGGCGAAGGTGATGCTCACGGCGCGAGAATTGTCATCGCGGGAGATCATGACCTGCGTCGGCGTGATCAGTTGACTCTGGTGCATCCGACGTCCGGGCTCAAGACGGAAGAGATCACAGCGGTCGAACGGTCTGAGTCGGAAACTACGGTCTTCATTCGCAATGATCCGGGTGATCGGCTGACGGATGAATGGCTGGCGATTCCACTGAAACGGCACCAGCGGATGCCGGTTCCGGTGGCGCTGCTGACTGTGCTGGCCATCGCCGGCTGTCTTGGGCTGATTCACGGTCTGCTGGTCACGCGAGCGCGGCTGCAGCCGTTTGTCGTGACGCTGTGTGGTCTGTTGATTTACCGCGGGCTTTCACGCTGGCTGACGGACGACAATCCAGCCGGCTTCGGCGAATACGCGGACGGCCTGGCTCAGCTTGGAAGCGGACGTCTGACCGTGTACTCAGATTCCGCCGGAGAGACATTCGGAATTCCGTTTCCCTTCTTTTTTCTCGCGGTGATCGGCATCGTCGCGGCCGTGGTTCTGAATCGCACGATCTGGGGCCGTTACCTGCTGGCTTTGGGACGCAATGAGGAAGCGGCGCGGTTCAGCGGGATCAACACAGGTCGTGTCACGCTGATGGCCTACGTTATCTGTACATCGATGGCGGCTGTCGGCGGCATGCTGTTCGCTCTCGATTCGCTGTCGATCTCGCCTTCAAGCTTCGGCAACTTCTTTGAACTGTACGCCATCGCCGCGGCCGTGCTGGGAGGCTGCAGTCTGCGAGGTGGTGAAGGATCGATCGTCGGCGTTGTCATCGGCACAGCGGTCATGCAGATTCTGAACAACCTGATCGTGTTGCTGAAAATTTCCGGCAGTCTGGAATTCGCAATCATCGGTTCCGTGATTCTGATTGGAGTGCTGGCCGACGAAATCGTGAAGCGCATCGCCGCTCAACGACGACTGAAGAAGCGGCTCAGCGGTTAG
- a CDS encoding sugar ABC transporter ATP-binding protein, protein MNSTASAKRLDHGIALIHQELNLADNLQVGGNIFLGREPLRRGLIDEAEIHRRSAEYLKRVGLNVSPATLVSELTIGQQQLVEIAKALSINARVLIMDEPTSSLSAGESERLFEVIRDLRKNGVSILYISHRLAEVQDLSDRVTVLRDGENAGDLPRSEVNHDSLVRLMVGRDVSRFYVRQPHQPGEPAIEVRDLVTSTWPAHRLSFQVRAGEIVGLAGLVGAGRTEMLRTLFGVDQPLAGSIRVAGSAVRLESPLNAIEAGIALVPEDRKQQGLVLEMAIRHNIGLPGLRRYASRAGFLNFRKETDDTRSMVQRLRVKTPDDMQIVQNLSGGNQQKIVLGKWLALNPKVLLLDEPTRGIDVGAKQEIYQLMDELAGQGMAILFVSSEMEEIIGMSDRALVMHEGRLTGELSRTELTEENVMQLATGANAAA, encoded by the coding sequence TTGAATTCCACAGCGTCAGCGAAGCGGCTCGATCATGGCATCGCACTGATCCATCAGGAATTGAATCTCGCCGACAACCTGCAGGTCGGCGGGAACATCTTTCTGGGCAGAGAACCGCTGCGGCGAGGATTGATTGACGAAGCTGAGATCCACCGCAGGTCCGCGGAATACCTGAAACGCGTTGGACTTAATGTGTCACCCGCGACGCTGGTCAGCGAACTGACGATCGGTCAGCAGCAGTTGGTCGAGATCGCCAAGGCCCTGTCCATTAACGCTCGGGTGCTGATCATGGACGAGCCGACGTCCAGCCTTTCAGCGGGTGAGTCCGAGCGGCTTTTTGAAGTCATCCGCGACCTTCGAAAAAACGGTGTCAGCATTCTTTACATCTCACACCGCCTGGCCGAAGTGCAGGATCTGTCCGATCGAGTCACCGTGTTGCGGGACGGTGAGAATGCCGGCGATCTGCCGCGTTCTGAGGTTAATCACGACAGCCTGGTTCGCCTGATGGTGGGCCGCGACGTTTCCCGTTTTTATGTTCGCCAGCCGCACCAGCCGGGTGAACCGGCGATTGAAGTCCGCGACCTGGTGACGTCAACCTGGCCCGCTCATCGCCTGTCGTTTCAGGTGCGTGCCGGAGAAATCGTGGGGCTGGCCGGCCTGGTGGGAGCCGGCCGGACGGAAATGCTGAGAACTCTGTTTGGCGTCGATCAGCCGCTGGCCGGCAGCATTCGGGTTGCCGGGTCCGCGGTTCGGCTGGAATCACCGCTGAACGCGATTGAAGCCGGTATCGCCCTGGTTCCGGAAGACCGCAAGCAGCAGGGCCTGGTTCTGGAAATGGCCATTCGCCACAACATCGGACTGCCGGGGCTGCGGCGCTACGCATCACGTGCGGGATTCCTTAACTTCCGCAAAGAGACCGACGACACTCGTTCGATGGTGCAGCGACTGCGGGTGAAGACGCCCGACGACATGCAGATCGTCCAGAATCTGTCCGGTGGGAATCAGCAGAAGATCGTGCTGGGGAAATGGCTGGCGTTGAATCCCAAAGTTCTTCTGCTGGATGAGCCGACTCGCGGCATCGATGTGGGAGCCAAACAGGAAATCTATCAACTGATGGACGAACTGGCGGGGCAGGGCATGGCGATCCTGTTTGTCAGCAGCGAGATGGAAGAGATCATCGGCATGAGCGACAGGGCTCTGGTGATGCACGAAGGACGCCTGACGGGCGAACTGTCCCGCACGGAACTGACGGAAGAAAACGTGATGCAGCTGGCGACCGGAGCAAATGCCGCAGCATAG
- a CDS encoding S1C family serine protease yields the protein MSQSSGRVIHLVPGVPARKAALIIATLVVLLRPVFADVPSISQTAQQRHPAIVKLFGAGVGNLDSYGSGVLVSEDGHFITVWNHLINTGYLTAVVDDGRRFSVKVVGTSADVDLAVLKLESRDEETFEFIDLNSAADVNTGTPVLAFSNMFHVATGDEPVSVVHGIVACESVLKAGLGRWEFPVSSPVYVLDAITNNSGAAGGLLTTVDGRPAGLLGREIRHRETDIWVNYAVPLATLRPVIESLLAGKQFESPDEPDKDLKMIADRRLTADYGLTLLPSVVDRTPAYVDAVVPESQAAKAGFERGDLIVLLNDDAIQSVEEFRRQLSRYRPGERLSITVNRSDVLTTLSLQVP from the coding sequence GTGTCGCAGAGTTCCGGACGTGTGATTCATCTGGTGCCAGGCGTGCCGGCCCGCAAAGCCGCACTGATCATTGCGACACTGGTGGTACTGCTGCGTCCGGTGTTCGCCGACGTCCCATCCATTTCGCAAACCGCACAGCAGCGACATCCCGCGATTGTGAAACTGTTTGGCGCCGGAGTCGGCAATCTTGATTCCTATGGGTCCGGGGTCCTGGTTTCCGAAGATGGTCACTTCATCACGGTCTGGAACCATCTGATCAACACGGGTTACCTGACGGCGGTTGTCGACGACGGACGGAGGTTCAGCGTGAAGGTTGTCGGCACGAGTGCAGACGTTGATCTGGCTGTGCTGAAGCTGGAGTCCCGCGACGAGGAGACCTTCGAATTCATCGATTTGAATTCCGCGGCCGATGTCAACACGGGAACTCCGGTGCTGGCGTTCAGCAACATGTTTCATGTGGCGACGGGTGATGAGCCGGTTTCCGTCGTTCACGGAATCGTGGCGTGCGAATCGGTGTTGAAGGCAGGACTTGGCCGGTGGGAATTTCCGGTGTCGTCGCCGGTGTATGTTCTGGATGCGATCACCAACAACTCCGGCGCGGCGGGCGGACTGCTGACGACGGTCGACGGCCGGCCAGCCGGGCTGCTGGGCCGCGAAATTCGACATCGTGAAACCGACATCTGGGTCAACTACGCCGTCCCGCTGGCGACTCTGCGTCCCGTGATCGAATCGCTGCTGGCCGGAAAGCAGTTCGAGTCACCGGATGAGCCTGATAAAGACCTGAAAATGATCGCCGACCGAAGGCTGACCGCGGACTACGGTCTGACGCTGCTTCCGAGTGTTGTGGACCGAACGCCGGCCTATGTGGACGCCGTGGTCCCCGAATCGCAGGCCGCGAAAGCCGGCTTTGAGCGGGGCGACCTGATCGTGCTGCTGAACGACGACGCGATTCAGTCGGTGGAAGAATTTCGTCGCCAGTTGAGTCGATACCGTCCCGGCGAACGGCTGTCGATCACTGTCAACCGCAGCGACGTGCTGACGACGCTTTCGCTGCAGGTGCCGTGA
- a CDS encoding tetratricopeptide repeat protein — protein MSAVHPFQHDIQFLRLVRRESDVDLVVAALEIARDGQPDLEFEPTLRTLRNTVAHLTRPVAMAGADISELNLLVRYLSDELHLHGSHDCYELAESSYLNRVVETGRGLPITLSIVYMAVANELGIPLCGVAAPSHFLTRLQTDSGAVYVDAFRGGHLMDEIECVEWLHEITEIPVTEIYPALKPVSERTIVVRMLKNLKALFGSRDEWTSARKVQQRLLLLNPSSYRERRDLAIISLRAGRFGEAIDLLENCLKVCGPEERLQLKQYLSTARAQLPLCN, from the coding sequence ATGTCCGCCGTTCATCCGTTCCAGCACGATATCCAGTTTCTGCGGCTTGTCCGTCGCGAAAGCGATGTCGATCTGGTCGTTGCCGCGCTGGAAATCGCCCGCGATGGCCAGCCTGACCTGGAGTTTGAACCGACGCTGCGGACACTGAGAAACACGGTCGCGCATCTGACTCGACCGGTCGCCATGGCCGGAGCCGATATCAGCGAACTGAATCTGCTGGTCCGATACCTGTCCGACGAACTTCACCTGCACGGCAGTCACGACTGCTACGAACTGGCCGAATCCAGCTACCTGAATCGCGTCGTCGAAACCGGCCGCGGGCTGCCGATCACGCTGTCAATCGTCTACATGGCGGTCGCCAACGAACTCGGGATCCCACTGTGCGGTGTCGCAGCTCCTTCGCACTTTCTAACGCGGCTCCAGACCGATTCCGGCGCCGTCTACGTGGACGCGTTTCGCGGCGGCCATTTGATGGACGAAATCGAATGCGTGGAGTGGCTGCATGAAATCACGGAAATTCCGGTCACGGAAATCTATCCCGCGCTGAAACCCGTCAGCGAACGGACGATTGTGGTTCGCATGCTGAAGAACCTGAAGGCACTGTTCGGCAGCCGCGACGAATGGACGTCTGCCCGCAAGGTTCAGCAAAGGCTTTTGCTGCTGAATCCGTCGTCATATCGGGAACGCCGCGATCTGGCCATCATCTCGCTGCGAGCCGGGCGATTCGGCGAAGCCATCGATCTGCTGGAAAACTGCCTGAAGGTCTGCGGACCGGAAGAACGCCTTCAACTGAAACAGTATCTCAGCACCGCAAGGGCTCAGTTGCCCCTGTGCAACTGA
- a CDS encoding trypsin-like peptidase domain-containing protein, with protein MMCAPIRRLLLSCVVVAAAVSGRVEADPLSPFSRESRRIEVISRISPSVVCVMPPNGEGGGSGVLISADGYAISNYHVTSGSGNFMKCGLNDGRVYDAVIVGIDPTGDVALIKLLGRDDFPYATPGNSDLVQAGDEVLALGNPFLLASDFTPTVTYGIASGVHRYQYPAGTFLEYTDCIQIDASINPGNSGGPLFDIDGNWIGINGRASFEKRGRINSGAAYAISVRQVLLFVDHLKGGRIADHAAADFTVGTAIDGEVVVNEVADVSEAWRRGLRAGDELLSFAGRSLRSANDFKNILGIFPEGTRVPLTYRNDDGVRSVTVRLRPLHGFQKAPPIPESRRERKPDEPKPGDEAPKQDTDEADEPQVPDEYLALFEERDEFANYHFNRLQQDRVLGPLRAALAPHEAVASSTWEVRLMPEAGDGQAPIELVAGADGTGWQDGRRILLQSADEPDPANEPLEAWGILSAALQWHRLFRNQPDAFTETLYVGSERHLPLDERLDVVMTRHATTAIRWYFRDGQPLPAGLDVNFSAGYDEARVVFDQWTDDGVLPYPQRIGLVDSETEEIRWFRVEEFGLRDGGAK; from the coding sequence ATGATGTGTGCGCCGATCCGACGTTTGCTGCTGTCCTGCGTCGTCGTTGCGGCCGCCGTGTCAGGCCGTGTCGAGGCGGATCCGTTGTCGCCGTTCTCCCGGGAATCTCGCCGCATCGAAGTGATCTCGCGGATTTCTCCCAGCGTCGTGTGCGTCATGCCGCCGAACGGAGAGGGCGGGGGATCGGGCGTTCTGATTTCGGCCGATGGTTACGCGATCAGCAATTACCATGTGACGTCGGGTTCAGGGAACTTCATGAAGTGCGGCCTGAACGATGGCCGAGTCTATGATGCCGTGATTGTCGGCATCGATCCGACGGGCGACGTGGCGCTGATTAAGCTGCTCGGACGCGATGACTTTCCGTATGCGACACCCGGTAACAGTGATCTGGTGCAGGCCGGCGACGAAGTGCTGGCTTTGGGGAATCCATTTCTGCTGGCGTCGGATTTTACTCCCACAGTGACCTACGGCATCGCCAGCGGAGTTCATCGATATCAGTATCCGGCCGGGACATTTCTGGAATACACCGACTGCATCCAGATCGATGCCTCCATCAATCCCGGAAACTCCGGCGGACCGCTGTTCGATATCGACGGAAACTGGATTGGCATCAACGGTCGCGCATCGTTTGAAAAGCGGGGTCGCATCAATTCCGGCGCGGCCTACGCGATATCGGTCCGCCAGGTGTTGCTGTTCGTCGACCATCTGAAGGGCGGCCGGATTGCTGATCATGCCGCGGCGGATTTCACTGTCGGCACGGCGATCGACGGCGAGGTGGTCGTCAATGAAGTCGCCGACGTGTCCGAAGCCTGGCGACGCGGGCTTCGCGCGGGCGACGAGCTGTTGTCGTTTGCCGGACGGTCACTGCGCAGCGCAAACGATTTCAAAAACATCCTTGGCATCTTTCCGGAAGGCACGCGAGTTCCGCTGACTTACCGCAATGACGACGGCGTGCGTTCCGTTACCGTTCGGTTGCGGCCGCTGCACGGTTTTCAGAAGGCTCCGCCGATTCCGGAAAGCCGCCGCGAACGAAAGCCGGATGAACCGAAACCGGGCGACGAAGCTCCGAAGCAGGACACTGACGAGGCTGACGAGCCGCAGGTGCCCGACGAATACCTGGCGTTGTTTGAGGAACGAGACGAGTTTGCAAACTACCACTTCAACCGATTGCAGCAGGACCGCGTTCTGGGTCCGCTGCGAGCCGCGCTGGCGCCTCACGAAGCGGTGGCTTCGAGCACCTGGGAAGTTCGCCTGATGCCGGAAGCGGGTGACGGGCAGGCACCGATTGAACTGGTGGCAGGAGCCGACGGAACTGGCTGGCAGGACGGTCGCCGGATTCTGTTGCAGTCTGCGGACGAACCCGACCCCGCGAACGAACCTCTCGAAGCCTGGGGAATTCTGTCGGCGGCGCTGCAGTGGCATCGCCTGTTTCGAAATCAGCCGGACGCGTTTACGGAGACGCTTTACGTCGGTTCGGAACGTCACCTGCCGCTGGACGAACGGCTGGATGTTGTCATGACGCGACACGCGACAACTGCGATTCGCTGGTATTTCCGGGACGGACAGCCATTGCCCGCCGGACTGGACGTCAACTTCAGCGCCGGTTACGACGAAGCGCGCGTTGTGTTCGATCAATGGACGGACGACGGCGTGCTTCCTTATCCGCAGCGGATTGGTTTGGTGGACAGCGAGACGGAAGAGATCCGCTGGTTCCGTGTTGAAGAATTTGGCCTGCGTGATGGAGGGGCAAAGTGA
- a CDS encoding sugar-binding protein, whose product MSRLSVAALLLAAVSVISGCQNEDSAGNGGAASANGGAGTAAGAGGERSASGSRKSVAFVTNQIADFWKIADAGARDAGEEFNVDVEVIMPPEATAVVQKQKVEDLLTAGISGVAISPLDADNQVAWLNSIAEKVPLITHDSDAPLSNRLLYIGMDNYAGGRMCGELVQQALPDGGQVLLCIGRLEQDNSKYRRQGVIDVLLGRDRNAAYYKEQPDAWDPADGEIVGDKYTIVATVTDQGKPEVALSKAEDALNTYPDLKAMVGLFEYNPPACYQALKKAGKIGEIALVGFDENDVTLQAIKDGECVGTVVQNPYEYGYQSVKILSELLNGSQDAIPESKYIDIPPRKITTENVDEFWEDLRAKKGL is encoded by the coding sequence ATGTCACGTCTTTCCGTCGCAGCGCTGTTGCTTGCCGCAGTATCCGTCATCTCAGGATGCCAGAATGAAGACTCCGCCGGCAACGGCGGTGCCGCCTCCGCAAACGGCGGTGCCGGCACCGCAGCGGGAGCAGGCGGCGAGCGTTCCGCTTCCGGGTCACGCAAGTCGGTGGCGTTCGTCACAAATCAGATTGCTGACTTCTGGAAGATCGCCGACGCGGGAGCAAGAGACGCCGGGGAGGAATTCAACGTCGATGTGGAAGTCATCATGCCGCCGGAAGCCACGGCCGTTGTTCAAAAGCAGAAGGTGGAAGATCTGCTGACTGCCGGAATCAGCGGCGTTGCGATCAGTCCTCTGGATGCGGATAACCAGGTGGCGTGGCTGAATTCGATCGCGGAAAAGGTTCCGCTGATCACACACGATTCGGACGCTCCGCTGTCGAATCGGCTGTTGTACATTGGCATGGACAACTACGCGGGTGGCCGAATGTGCGGCGAACTGGTGCAGCAGGCACTGCCGGATGGCGGACAGGTCCTGCTGTGCATCGGACGGCTCGAACAGGACAACAGCAAATATCGCCGACAGGGCGTCATCGATGTTCTGCTCGGACGCGATCGGAACGCCGCCTATTACAAGGAACAGCCGGATGCGTGGGATCCGGCCGACGGGGAAATTGTCGGTGACAAGTACACGATTGTTGCCACCGTCACGGATCAGGGAAAACCGGAAGTCGCCCTGTCAAAGGCAGAAGACGCGCTGAACACTTATCCGGACCTGAAGGCGATGGTTGGACTGTTCGAATACAATCCTCCCGCGTGTTATCAGGCGCTGAAGAAGGCCGGAAAGATTGGTGAGATCGCACTGGTGGGATTCGACGAAAACGATGTCACGCTGCAGGCCATCAAGGATGGCGAATGCGTCGGCACCGTTGTTCAGAATCCTTACGAATACGGCTATCAGTCGGTGAAGATTCTGAGCGAGTTGCTGAATGGCAGCCAGGACGCAATTCCGGAATCGAAGTACATCGACATTCCTCCGCGAAAGATCACAACCGAAAACGTGGATGAGTTCTGGGAGGATCTGCGTGCGAAGAAGGGACTGTAG
- a CDS encoding NPCBM/NEW2 domain-containing protein translates to MKILILFLTLLDARVTLLSGSAVEGRIAAMSTEERTLQLAPSDGGAATSIALSDVVDVQFISAKPKHEAGEELLLHDESRIPCETIAASAAEVSAASPWLSELRLPRTSVRAIRMQPLHADWEPQWDALLARRNDKDLLVRAKRDGSGLDFIDGVVSSVTEQTVIFLLDGDEVPVPRERVFGVIFSRLNSDKAPLTGPLSVFSGEDALIKVREVKLSKESLEVVSSWGQTISFELPLVSRIDFSSSRFHFLSDLQPIEERYFGTQPADSKAVSVFPDDEATRTGPLQFWRMSKDAFPYGEGGRPPLMLRGRVYRKGLCIFPQARIAYALDGRYTNFVAQVGVDDEVAFNSPGPDHPYSVSLTIEGDGTKLWEGLIEAPAEAQALDVDVSGVRTLTLLVGFGDGRNYCDYLDLADAKLILATEQPQP, encoded by the coding sequence ATGAAAATCCTGATTCTGTTTCTGACACTGCTCGACGCCCGAGTCACGCTGCTCAGCGGTTCCGCGGTCGAAGGCCGGATCGCAGCGATGTCGACGGAGGAACGGACGCTGCAGCTGGCTCCGTCCGACGGCGGGGCCGCAACATCAATCGCGCTGTCGGATGTGGTCGATGTTCAGTTCATCAGCGCAAAGCCGAAGCACGAAGCCGGTGAAGAGCTGCTTCTGCACGATGAATCTCGCATCCCATGCGAAACGATCGCAGCGTCCGCCGCCGAGGTATCGGCCGCGTCGCCGTGGCTATCGGAACTCCGGCTGCCGCGAACCAGTGTGCGGGCAATCCGGATGCAGCCTCTGCACGCGGACTGGGAGCCGCAGTGGGATGCGCTGCTGGCCCGTCGCAACGACAAAGACCTGCTGGTGCGAGCGAAGCGGGATGGCAGCGGGCTGGATTTTATCGACGGCGTTGTCAGTTCTGTGACCGAACAGACGGTGATCTTTCTGCTGGACGGTGACGAAGTTCCGGTTCCGCGGGAACGTGTGTTCGGCGTGATTTTTTCTCGTCTGAACAGTGACAAAGCGCCGCTGACCGGACCGTTGAGCGTCTTCAGCGGTGAAGACGCACTCATCAAAGTGCGTGAAGTGAAGCTCAGCAAAGAATCGCTGGAAGTCGTGTCATCGTGGGGGCAGACGATCAGTTTCGAATTGCCGCTGGTGTCGCGAATCGATTTCAGCAGCAGCAGGTTTCACTTTCTTTCGGATCTGCAGCCGATCGAAGAGCGGTATTTCGGTACTCAGCCTGCCGACAGCAAAGCGGTTTCTGTTTTCCCGGACGACGAAGCGACCCGCACCGGTCCGCTGCAGTTCTGGCGGATGTCAAAGGATGCGTTTCCGTATGGCGAAGGCGGTCGACCGCCGCTGATGCTGCGGGGCAGGGTTTATCGCAAAGGTCTGTGCATTTTTCCTCAGGCGCGAATCGCGTACGCGCTGGATGGCAGGTACACGAACTTCGTTGCGCAGGTGGGTGTTGACGACGAGGTCGCGTTTAACAGCCCTGGTCCTGATCATCCCTATTCCGTGTCACTGACGATTGAAGGGGACGGAACGAAGCTGTGGGAAGGGCTGATCGAAGCGCCGGCTGAGGCTCAGGCACTGGATGTCGACGTTTCGGGTGTCCGGACGCTGACGCTGCTGGTGGGTTTCGGCGACGGCCGGAACTATTGCGACTACCTGGACCTGGCCGATGCAAAACTGATTCTGGCAACTGAGCAGCCTCAGCCGTAG